The segment AGCCCCTATTAAAAAATAGCTATGTTGAAGCGGAGATCATAGATCAATATAAAAGCAAAAAAATTGTTGTATTTAAGAAGAAAAGAAGAAAAGGATATAGCAAAAAATTGGGTCATAGACAAAATTATACAAAGATTAAAATAGATAGAATTAATATAGGTGAGGAGTAGTTATGGCACATAAAAAGGCAGGTGGTTCATCTAGAAATGGAAGGGATTCACAAAGTAAGCGCTTAGGGGTAAAAAAATTTGGTGGAGAAAAAGTTAGAGCTGGAAACATTATTGTAAGACAGAGAGGAACTAAGTTTAAACCTGGCAATAATGTTGGATGTGGCAATGATTATACAATTTTTTCATTAATAGATGGTGTAGTTTCATTTGAAAAGAAGAGAAAGGGTAAATTTATCTCAGTATATCCAAATATATCTGCATAATTTCTATAGCCCTTTGTGTGGGGCTATAAAATGAAATTTATTGATTACGCAAAAATTAAAGTAAAATCTGGAAAGGGTGGCAGTGGCTGTGTTAGTTTTCGGAGAGAAAAGTATGTGCCAAAGGGCGGTCCTTCCGGTGGTACAGGTGGTTGCGGCGGTGATGTCTATATAGTAGGTGATGCATCGAAATCAACGCTTCTTGATTTTCAATATAAATCTGAGTTTAGAGCAGAAAAAGGCGAACATGGTGGTGGTAAGGATAAGGATGGAGCAAGGGGTAATAGTGTCTATATCAAAGTCCCTTTGGGGACAATTGTTAAGGATGCAGATACAGGTGAGATAATTGCTGATATAAAAGTTGATGGGCAGTCAGTTTTAGTTGCAAAAGGTGGTAGAGGGGGCAGGGGGAATAAATCTTTTGCTAGTTCTGTAAATAGGGCTCCTTTCCTTGCAGAAGAGGGTGAGGAAGGTAGTGAAAGGTTGTTAATTTTAGAATTAAAATTAATTGCAGATGTTGGTATAGTGGGCTTCCCCAATGCAGGTAAATCTACTTTTTTGTCAGTTATAACAAATGCAAATCCGAAAATTGATAGTTATCCTTTTACAACAATTGATCCAAATCTAGGGGTATATAATAGTGATAGTGGCAATAGAATAATTTTTGCAGATATGCCTGGTTTGATAGAAGGAGCCCATAAAGGCATTGGTTTAGGTATTAAATTCTTAAAACATATTTCTAGGACTAAATTGTTATTGCATTTTATTGATTCATCGGTTGATAAATCAATGATAGAAAGGTATGAGGCACTCAGAAAAGAACTGTTAGAATATTCAAGTGATTTTAATAACAAAAAAGAGATTGTAGTTTCAACAAAGATGGATCAAGTGAATAGGCACAATCTAAAAGATTTTGAAAATTATCTTTTTGATAACTATAATAATATTAGTTATTTTAAAATATCTACATATAATTATTATGGAATTGAAAAACTCCTTAACTATATTGAGGACATTCTATGGAAATAATATCAAGTATCTTAAAGAAAAATCTAAATTGCTTTAAAAATAACATCTCTAATCTACTTATTATCTCTAGTATTTGGGATGTTTTAGTTGACGGGTGTTTTTCACAGATTTCAAAACCAATAAAAGTTACTGGCAATAGATTAATTGTGGGTGTCCTAGATAATATAGTATTACAAGAATTATCATTTATGCACGATGAGATAGTTTCAAGACTACAAAAAAGAGGGTTTAAAATTAACAAAATATCATTTAAAGTTATTAATTACTTTGATATTGATAAAAATGAAACGGTAGAAGAGGATATTGAAGTTGATCTGCGAGGATATGAATATATATATGACAGTATTGAAAATGATAATATAAGGGAGAGCTTTAAAAGGGCCTTTTCAGCCTATATTAAAAACTTGAAAAAAAATTAAATTAATTTAATATCTATATTATGGTGTTAGATATAGTAAAATATCCAGATAAAAGGCTTAGAGCTAAATGTGCTGAAATTAATAATATAGATGAAGAGATTATTGAACTTTTAAATAATATGGAAGAAACTATGCTTAAAGCCCCAGGTGTTGGATTAGCAGCCCCACAGGTGGGTGTGCTTAAAAGAGTAATTGTTGTTAACTTTGATGCTCAGGCTGAGATTCCAAAGATTTATAAATTTATAAACCCTGAAATATTAGAATACGATGGTGAAGAGGTTTATGAGGAGGGTTGCCTGAGTATCCCTGGTGAGTATGCTGATGTTAAAAGAGCTAAAAAAGTTTATTTTAAGGCTCTTAATGAGGATGGCAAAGAAGTTAGCTTAAAGTTAGATGAATTGCCAGCTAGAATAGTGCAACATGAAATAGATCACCTAAATGGAGTATTATTCATTGATAGAATACCTCAGATTAAGAGAGATAGCATAAAAAAGCATATCAAAAAAAGGGCTTTGGCTAGCGAATATTAACCTAGATTTTAATTATAAAAGTATCATTATCTTTATACTCAACAAAGGGCAATTCATTATAAATCCTACCAATAGATTTAATTAATGAGCTTGTAAAGCTAGTATTTATAATGGGTTTTATTTTGCAGTGTATGGCATCATCTTTGAGTTGTATATGAAAGTGAAAGGAACTATTTTCATTAATTTTATTTAAAAGTTT is part of the Deferribacterota bacterium genome and harbors:
- the rpmA gene encoding 50S ribosomal protein L27 — its product is MAHKKAGGSSRNGRDSQSKRLGVKKFGGEKVRAGNIIVRQRGTKFKPGNNVGCGNDYTIFSLIDGVVSFEKKRKGKFISVYPNISA
- a CDS encoding DciA family protein — protein: MEIISSILKKNLNCFKNNISNLLIISSIWDVLVDGCFSQISKPIKVTGNRLIVGVLDNIVLQELSFMHDEIVSRLQKRGFKINKISFKVINYFDIDKNETVEEDIEVDLRGYEYIYDSIENDNIRESFKRAFSAYIKNLKKN
- the def gene encoding peptide deformylase, coding for MVLDIVKYPDKRLRAKCAEINNIDEEIIELLNNMEETMLKAPGVGLAAPQVGVLKRVIVVNFDAQAEIPKIYKFINPEILEYDGEEVYEEGCLSIPGEYADVKRAKKVYFKALNEDGKEVSLKLDELPARIVQHEIDHLNGVLFIDRIPQIKRDSIKKHIKKRALASEY
- the rplU gene encoding 50S ribosomal protein L21 encodes the protein MECIVANGSKQYIVKEGDIIDIEKIPGEVGARAKLEDVVLAKKDDDVLIGKPLLKNSYVEAEIIDQYKSKKIVVFKKKRRKGYSKKLGHRQNYTKIKIDRINIGEE
- the obgE gene encoding GTPase ObgE; this translates as MKFIDYAKIKVKSGKGGSGCVSFRREKYVPKGGPSGGTGGCGGDVYIVGDASKSTLLDFQYKSEFRAEKGEHGGGKDKDGARGNSVYIKVPLGTIVKDADTGEIIADIKVDGQSVLVAKGGRGGRGNKSFASSVNRAPFLAEEGEEGSERLLILELKLIADVGIVGFPNAGKSTFLSVITNANPKIDSYPFTTIDPNLGVYNSDSGNRIIFADMPGLIEGAHKGIGLGIKFLKHISRTKLLLHFIDSSVDKSMIERYEALRKELLEYSSDFNNKKEIVVSTKMDQVNRHNLKDFENYLFDNYNNISYFKISTYNYYGIEKLLNYIEDILWK